The following DNA comes from Dermacentor andersoni chromosome 2, qqDerAnde1_hic_scaffold, whole genome shotgun sequence.
GTAGCAAACTATTACATGGTCATTACGCGACCCACATTTATTATTATGGGGTTGTGCCCGACGCCTTATTCTGCAGAGTTTCAAGCGAGTGCCTCTATTTCAGTATTACCAAATTAAATTGGGACTTAAAGAATGATTAATTCCCACACCAAAATCTAAGGCCATCAAATTGTCTGAATATACAGGTCTCTGCTGCTAGCTGAGCAATGCTTCCTTTTTAGCAATATTCTGAACATACTGACTGCACTTGGATATGGAGAaattaaaaaagtaaaaaaataaaccaTTGTACAATAGCAACATACGTAACGTGGCAATATGGAACCACATCGTCAAAATGCCATGTGCTCCATTAACATATCTTGCAATCTTGTGTCATTGCACTAACACAAAACTAGGGCTATGTCATATCTTGGACTGTTAGCAGAGTAATGAAAGTTGCCTCTAAGTATGCCTCGTCATTTGGCTACATGCAATATAAAATTCTGCAGAGCAAAGTGTGTAGGAAACATTTCACAAACCATTCAGGAATTGTGGTAAAGGACAGAGCATATTATGTACCGTTGAATCTTAATAGTGTACATGAGGTTCCTAAGTATTATCACTAACAATATTTATACATTTTTGTGCACCAGCTCTGACAAATGACCGAGTAATCGGAGGAAATTATGTGATTCACCTTTTACAATGACAACTAGTTAACTATTTCATTAGACTGAATGGAGGATTGTGCTGTATTATCTATCACTTTATTTGCTTATGTCACATATGTCATTGTTCATGCTACTGTTTGTGTGTAGACAACTTGTAAAAAATAgctgaatgaaagaaaagaaagaaaacagaaaattaaggaaaatgaaaaaaatgaagcCTTCAATTTGCATACTGCCATCAGGATTATGTAGTGGTCCACGTCAAAGCATGGATGCTTTCATGGACTTTAGTTTCTATTTTACCAGCACATAAAGAAGTTTAATTTTTATCTTGTTTCTATTTCTTAGTCTATTTAAAAGCAAAACTAAGTTGTATAATTTAGCTCACTGCACCACCCAATCCCGTTTAAAAGCGTCAATGCTTCGGTGGGTCGACAAACTATTGCATTTGCACGTTTTATGTTAAAAAATTATTAtataaataaagaacgaaaaaaTATAAGGAAGGATTAAAATTTCACTTGAGGTCGGTGAAAAGATTAACAGAAAATGTAAGTGCCATAACGTGTGACACAATACGTTGCACATGAAATGCAAGGCAAGAAAATAATGcaaagatattttttttatatatagcaACAGATTTTCTTAGTTTTTGTAAGCAAATATTCCACCATTTCTGAATTGTACAGTACATCGGCTTTCACAACTGTTCATCACAATCACTCAAGATAAGCCACAGCTACAAACATTTCAGAACCTATGGCCACACATTCACCCTACTGAGGTGATAATTATGCAACATTCTGAacctttcaatttctttttcattcataTGCACTATCAAAATAAAAGTCAAATTTTATATAGACCAATACATCCTGGGAGATTGCAAAATTGCGTGCATGTGGTTTCAAAAAATAAATTTTAGGTAGAACCAAAAGTACATTACCAGACATGTCAGCCAAAATTAACTGGTGACAATGAAAAAAAGCCTTGCATCTGCCCAAATACTGTCCAAGCAACACAGGAAACATGCATAGGTTGCTTGAAAAGAAAGCTTCAGAGGTAAAGGGCCCCAAGCCACCCTGAGCTCAAAAATTAGTTACATAGTGGCCAAAGTGTATTAGTCTACTATTGACTTATAGCTGCAAGAATATTTTGAACTAGCACAGTGACAGCAAAGTTACAGGGTTTTAGTTACAGGGCAAAGTTacagacttcagtcaaccaagggaacaggctcgcttcaggaagggatactctacaatggatcacatccatgtaattaatcaggttatcgagaaatctgcagaataagcctctctatatggctttcattgatcacgaaaaggcattttattcagtagagataccagcagtcatagaggcattacgtaatcaaggagtacagaacgcttacgtaaataccctggaaaatatctacagagattccacagccaccttaattctacacaagaaaagtagaaagagacctacaaagaaaggggtcaaacaaggagacacaatctctccaatgctattcgccgtgtccttggaagaagtattcaagctattaaccCATTCGCTTCCGCCGCTTCATCGGCGTTCCGCGCGCTGCCATCCGCGACATTTTCTGAGCGCGCGGCGCGACCGATGTCGCTGCAAACAAACCGCGATAACTTGCGCTAGAAAAGTCATGGCGTAAAAAAAATGGTTTTATTTTGCTCTCAAAGCATGCACACATTTTCGGAATTAGAAATTCTTTCGCGTATGATACATCTTAAAACACTCTGGCATGTGAAGTGCGACGTTACATTTTTCACACTCCCAACGGCTTTCATTTCTCTTCCCCTGTGCTTTGCAGACCACACATCTTCGAGACGGATTTTCTTTCACAGCATTGGGGAGTATCTGGCGAGGAAAATGCGCCCATTCAGAAGCTTCTAGCCGCATCGGTGATGAAGCCACAGCTGGTTTCCCTCTGCGTTGATATCCTGGCAAAACAGTCTCTTCGACGATCTGTTCGACAAGGTCCAGCTTCCAATCCGCGTAGGACATTTTTTTCCCGGTTGCTTTTTGGAACAAGATATAGCTGTTGTAAACAGCCAAATccataacataaaaaaaaatttttctgtaTCCTTTGGCGTATCTGCGCATTATAGGGAAGGACGCCAGCTGCTGATCATGACGGTCGACGCCTCCCATGCCTTTATTATAGTCAAGCACAACACGAGGTTTCCGGATCGGTTGACCATCTCTTGTTTTTTTGCACGAGTCAGTGAAGTCTGCAGCAGCGTGGACAGTGGAAAGCATTGTCACTGGTTTTTTGTCCTGCCATTTTGAAGCCATGATGCCATGGGAAAACACAGTAGAGCACTCACCCCGTTGCAAGTTCAATTTCTTGAAATCTTTCGGCATGTTTTTTCGGTGCAATCTCGCTGTACCAACAGCATTGGATCCTGAATCTTTGACACGTAGAAACAGGGACGGAGAACTATACCAATTGTCCACAAAAATGGTATGGCCATTTGGTAGGTACTCGCTTGCAAGTTCAATAACAACGGCCTCGCTGCACAACATTCCGGCCGTCGCAGGCGACTTGTCGCTCTTTCCGGTGTATATTGCAAATTTGAGGCAGTATCCACTGGTAGATTCGCAGATCTTATAAAATTTTATGCCGAAGCGTGCTCTCTTCGACGGGTTGAACTGCACAAAGCAGAGTCTGCCTCGAAACTTCATGAGACTCTCATCCACTGCCAACTGCTCTTCTGGATAGTAGGAACTGGAGAAAGATTCCAAGACATACTCTAACACTGAGCGCAGCTTCCACAGCCTATCCCCTTGTGCTTGGCCGCTACTGTCCGAGAAATGCAGGTATTTACAAAGGGCTTGATAACGCTGCCTTGGCATCAGGGACGGGAAGAACGGTGTGCTAATTACCGATCTGTGCGCCCAATATGACTGAATCGTGTTTTTCTTGACTTGGCCCATAAGCACACATACGGCGAAGAAAACCTTCATCTCACCTGGTGTTGTGGGAAACCAAGACCGATCGGGCGCTGAAGCCTGTTTCAGAACAGCAAATGCGTTCGTTTCATCAGCGATCATCTGCCAGAAGTCTTCGCCGATCAAGCAGTTGAACGACGTCAAAGCTGTCGGATTTGCAGAGAGGGCTAACTGAACAGTTCTCTTCATTCCTGAATTCCCACTGAACAAACACTTTTCCACTTTCTTGTCGCTGTCAGTCGGATTCCACTTCCAGTCTTCTAACTTCGGTGCTTTTGCAGGCGGTGCGCAATCCACATCTGATGAGTTTGACTCGGCGTCAGAGCCTACATCCTCGTCGGACGAGTCACTTTCAGAATCGCTGCTTTGCAGGTCATCTACAACTACAGTGTCGTCGCTGTCATCATCACTCGCAAATAAAACCGATTCAATCTCTGCCTGCGTGAGAGGCTTGCCTCGCCGCGTCGCCATGTTCGATTCAGAAACGCGGGCTTGGAGAATGCTTTTCTCCTTGTAAATATTTGAGAATCTTGCAGACAACTATCTCTACCTGGTGTAAAAAGTAGTAAACAAAAACCAGGAAACACTTTCATGTGGCGCCATCTCTTATTTATTGCGCTAACTAGCGGTTTTCAGTAGGACGGCGTTTCGCCGTCTTTTGCTACTTCGGCCCTTTCTCCACCGGACGGCGAATCGCCGTCTTTTGACGCGAATGGGTTAAAcggggaaggtttaggagtaaggattgacggctaatacctcagcaaccttcggtttgccgatgacacttatattcagcaacactggagacaagttataacaaatgattgaggaccttaacagagagtgtaagagtggggttaatATGCagtagacaaagataatgatgaatatccaggcaagggaacaagatttcaagatcaccagtcagcctctggagtctgtgaaggagtatgtttacctaggtcaattaatcacagggaaccccgatcatgagaaggaaattcatagaatgaaaatgcattggaccgcatatggcagacattgtcagctccttactggaagcttaccaatatcactgaaaaggaaggtgtacaatcagtgcattttaccaatgctgacatatagggcagaaacttggagactgacaagcttgagaacatgttaaggaccgcgcaaagagcgatggaacgaagattgctaggcataatgttaagagacagaaagaaagcggtttggatcagagagcaaacgagtatagacgttattctaattgacatcaagagaaaaaaatggagctgggcaggtcatgtaatgcacaagTTAAATAACCGGTGGcccattaggattacagaataggtaccaagagaagggaaacgcagtcgaggatggcagaggactaggtggaatgatgaaactaggaaattcaaagaaaaacaagaattaacttatggggttttacgtgccaaaaccactttctgattataaggcatgctgtAATGGAGGACtcgaaattttgaccacctggggttctttaacgtgcacctaaatctaagcacacgggtgttttcgcattttgcccccatcgaaatgcggccaccgtggccgggattcgatcccatgacctcgtgctcagcagcccaacaccataaccactgagcaacctcaGCGGGTccaattaggaaattcgcgggtgctagttggaattggttggcgcaggacaggggtaattggatatcacaggaagaggccttcgtcctgcagtggacataaaacgggctgatgatgatgacgacgacaggGTTTGATGAACGGAAATGCAGTCACCGCAGTTTCTCTTGCGCTCTGCTACTCTACCCACACACGCTCTCTCTCCTCGTCGCTGCATAGTCTCACCAACTCTACACAGTGCAGCCAAAGCTAGAGGTCGAATCCATGCGCCACAAGAAAGGCTTCCTTAATCACCCTCCGCGTGAAGGTCACTTAATGGAAGCTTCATTACAGGTTCAATGGTGCATAATGGGCGAGTCCCTGTCTATTCTTGGATCACAGCCGGCTCTTGCCATGTTGGCACGGTCATCCCTCAACAACCAACCAATCAACAACTTTTACCACTGATGACATCACCTGGAGCACTGTTGATATTATGACGCACGCAAGAGGCACCGGCTACACAATGCGCGCatttgttaaattaaattatggggcttaacTTGTggaaaccactttccgattatgaggcatgccatagtggaggacaccggaaattttgaccatctggggttctttaatgtgcacctaaaccctaagtacacaggtgttcttgcatttcgcccccatcgaaatgcggccgccatgaccggaatttgatcccgcgatctcatcctcagcagcccgacacgacagcaactgagcaaccacagcgggtacaCGCGCGCATTTGTTTGAAATGAGTAAACAATGACCCGACATTGTTTAGAGGCCCTTTAAAAGTGTGCCAAGCAACCTGTGCACTATCCAAACCAGATCAGAGCACTATCAATGATGAAAGTATGCTGCTCATTTTTCTCGTAACCCAGCCATGCCATAGTTCGGATTGAAAAGTTAAACGCAGCAGTGCATTAACCACATGTCTGCAGGAACTACTCATACAATTTGGGACAGCACATCATAGCTTGGCTGCGATTACAGCTACAAGAAAATTAGTAGTTATTTTCATCCACAAACATGCGCCTCCCCAATGTAATTGTAT
Coding sequences within:
- the LOC126542034 gene encoding piggyBac transposable element-derived protein 4-like, coding for MATRRGKPLTQAEIESVLFASDDDSDDTVVVDDLQSSDSESDSSDEDVGSDAESNSSDVDCAPPAKAPKLEDWKWNPTDSDKKVEKCLFSGNSGMKRTVQLALSANPTALTSFNCLIGEDFWQMIADETNAFAVLKQASAPDRSWFPTTPGEMKVFFAVCVLMGQVKKNTIQSYWAHRSVISTPFFPSLMPRQRYQALCKYLHFSDSSGQAQGDRLWKLRSVLEYVLESFSSSYYPEEQLAVDESLMKFRGRLCFVQFNPSKRARFGIKFYKICESTSGYCLKFAIYTGKSDKSPATAGMLCSEAVVIELASEYLPNGHTIFVDNWYSSPSLFLRVKDSGSNAVGTARLHRKNMPKDFKKLNLQRGECSTVFSHGIMASKWQDKKPVTMLSTVHAAADFTDSCKKTRDGQPIRKPRVVLDYNKGMGGVDRHDQQLASFPIMRRYAKGYRKIFFYVMDLAVYNSYILFQKATGKKMSYADWKLDLVEQIVEETVLPGYQRRGKPAVASSPMRLEASEWAHFPRQILPNAVKENPSRRCVVCKAQGKRNESRWECEKCNVALHMPECFKMYHTRKNF